The window gacaaagccttttaaaaaaattaaatatttaactttctcttgaaagcacaaaaaaaattaacttaagcattttttggaacccaatataagttccttcctactgtgttaattagaaattttcgagaaatatattttctagataattttctaattttcctcTTGTAATATCTAAATTGTcaatttaatcctttatagttccTGAAAGTTGAAGCAAACAAATTtaaacatgcagaattttttaagttttctatttgatcttttaaatttgcattctcaattttcacatgtagaattttttaagttttatctttgatcctttaaatttgcattctcaattttaatttttcatttcctGTTTTAATCTTGTCgagatcttctaatcgacaagatatagctagggttgattttaactcttcattttttttctaatttacagtaattttttataatagttttataaactgaaatgatTTGTCAaaaggaagagatcatacctgacttaccttgtcgatcccataatctgaagctccccctgaagtgtcactttcttctgatgtcgctcccccttcatcgatgctctcgatgctcattttggacaaacttgcttcgtcttcgtcttcttggtgacttgccactagtgcAAGTCTGACGATCGCTTCGTTCTTTGATTTGGACGatgtttcgtcccatgtcgcctttagagtTTTATACTTATTCTGAGTTgccttcttgttcttttccttgtccttgtcattgttcttcaattttgggcagttatctttcacatgctcttcttcattgtagtggtagcactttccatttcttttcctttttgtaacccgcacttgattaaatttattagatttaaataattttttatatctaCTTACCATGAATGTCATTTCATCGTCCTCGAGAGAAGATTTAGAATCTCgttcgtccatctttgcctttaaggcaatattgtgctttgactccttcaaatttgcacatctcgtttcatgaaattcaaaagttgaaaatatttcttctaaagtacttgattctggatccttagatatataataagcatctactaatgatgctcatttagtagttctaggaaatgtgttaagctcataccttagcgaattttgattgcttaccttttctccgagattcgtgagtccagtgatgagttccttgattcttgagtggaggtgtgggACGTAGGAATGGCAATGGAGCGGGGCGGGGGCAGGTTTGCCATTTGCATCCCCGccccgttctcattttttcgggttcggggattccccaaacccgaacccacggggatCAAATCCCCATTCCCGCCCCCATCTCCGCTTCattcccaaatttaatttatattattattattatttaataattattattaatgataatattaatattaatatcaatattaatcatattattattaataatattttcaaaaaatttaatattaatatatacactattattaatacttttttaaaaaaatcatattattatttattaatattaataataataatattcaggacgggttcggggatggggatagtattcccatccccgaaaaatcggagatccccatccccatttcgagTTTTCCCCACGGGGTcccaaacccgcggggaaaattgtcatccctagtgggacggcttcaccttcttctaatcggaggttgctAATCTGGTTCTGGAGCAAGTCCCGTCTCGCTAGTTTTGCCTCTgaagtcccttcatgtagttccagaaatttctcccaaagctccttggttgactcgtaggctccgatacggttgacttcttgaggtggtaaaacactaagcagatgaaactctactttgctgtttgccacgaagtcggcttgctccttcttcgtccactaatattcttctttgtctttcgggtctacaaaatcataattcataattattaataattcaaaatctgttttaaaaaatatctccgtctttttcttccagctcacgaattccccctcgaactttggtcgTCCagtcatctcgtgtgcttcgttcagTGGTTAGTTCTCTTGAAgcgaacctgctctgataccaattgtacgaCCCTTGGCAGCcgactagaggagggtgaataaccctgcaaaaataacacgaacctttctcgaacgttatagcttaattaaactaacatttgcataaattaaataagaaactagaaagaagaggcacaacgaggtttacttggttacaaccggggaggttcttaatccaaggaagttgaagcttaCTATCAAAATCTCTtttaggcggagaaacctcttacaacagttaAGTACTCAAAATGCAAACCTATATAAAGGAAAttatttacaagtgttctatCTAAACTTCTGGGACCagcgctatatttatagccctggtcggggcgcctggaagggttccaagtacCTGGAGggagataaaagtttatccccatCGCAACGAATTACGTTTGACGCGATCTAGATAATTTTcatggtccgagcgcctggacttaGTTCAGGTGACCGGACCAAAGTTAACCTtatgttaacttgtttggtccGGGTTCTTGCTCCAGCTCTGCTCATTtgggttcgggtcttccgctccggctccggctccgcttgcttggatgatttcgaccatccggaataaggctcacccgagtccatttttcggccttcgagtagtcttccgctccgcCTTCTTGTTCCTTGAAAAACACCGTGCACCTCCTACTCGTCggccagcgtactcttctgcaacatctcgtccctcggacgtaccgagcccgtcggctctctcccgtgtcgtcattctcgcttgttgcgtctttcgcttgacttcctgtgctcctaagttctgcACACTTTGACATAGAAGTTAAATACCAATAGGacttaacctgacttggttgatcatatcaaaactatcttgggataCTAATAATTAGGTCGTTTAGATTTATCTTGTATATTTTAACATCAAGTGGAACGATAAATCCTCTCTGTCCATTTGAGCTTTTGGGCCAATCGATCGTATATAGAAAGACTTGTATCCAAAGAACGGAAAAGTGACTCCTTAAATCCGATCAATTACTAGGCCGTGCGATTTTATTCTGAAAGTCATGATGCTGAGTAGGGAGTTGAAGAATATCtcattcaaaaaaaatatatatatatatatatatatatatatatatatatatatatatatatatatatatatatatattttgatattatttcacaATCATCTCACTTTAACTTTTGAGTAACGTGGGATCCACTTGTAACATACGTATCAGTGTCTATTGCTAAAACTAACAACGAGGAGTTCTTCACATTTGTTGCATGGTCAATGCGATACGATGTCTTCGTTTATAACTGAACAATGACAAAGTTAGCCACGACTAAGTCAACCAATTCCATCTAATTGTTGCACATATTTTTTTGTTCTTCCATTtcattctttttcttgttttttacCTCATAATTTCCTCCGATCTAGCAAAATGGACGGATGATCAAAAATAGAAGACCTCTAGAAATGCTATGAGAAGTTGAAGCCGTTGGTGGTGGGAGACCAAGCAACGAGCTATCACCTCCATTCCCCCCACCCAACGCCCCCATTTGCCTCTGCACAGCTCCGGCGACCAAAAACAGGaggtcctcttcctcctcctcttcaccttcttcttttgATCTTCAAAATCTGATGATTTGGAATTGAATTATAGCAAATTATATAGCAAGGTTGATGGAGATGgttttgatttcttcttcttcttcttgtttcaaTGTTGTTTGTTGTGGATTGATGTGCAGGCTGCAGTCGCCGTCGACCGGCTGTCGCAGGGAGGGAGCGCCAAGGTCGCCGCAGTTGAAACAACTTGCGAAATGGCTTCGTCCCTTGCGACTGCTCCGGCCGAAGAAGATGATAACAGCGGCAGCGACGACTCTTCTCCTTCCTTCGATGCGCCGGCGCCGGCGTTGTTGTCGTTGGATCCACCGGAAGCTTCGCCGTCACCTGAAGGATCCTCGCCTCCCGAGGATGGGGATGGGGATGCGGACGCCGATGACACCCCGAATAGTGCTCCGCCGCCTAAAGCAAATAGCTCCAAGAGCAAGCCGTCGCCGTCCTCCAAGACGCCGACGGCGACGGGGGGATCTTCCTCGGGGAAATCGTCCCCCGAGTCCAAAGGCGgcggcagcggcggcggcggcggcggattcTCTCCCCCGTCCGTCCCTTCTGCGTCCGGCAACCGGACGTCCCGGGACGGGGGAAGCCAATCTAAGTCGCTGCCGTCTCCGTCCGGTGACTCGGAAGCGTCGCCGTCGAGCGGCAGCTCCGACGTCCATCTTCCCCTCGTGCTCGGGGTCGCCGGCGGCGTCGTGCTGTTCCTGGTCCTGATGATCGTGTCGCTCGTGCTCTGctccaggaagaagaagaaacccgTGCAGTACTACGATAAAGGTGCATGCTTTAATCAATCGCACGAATCTTTGTCAATTCCTTTAAAATCTAGAAATCTATCGATCCAATTGCGGCGCGCAGGCGGGTACTACAACGCCGGTTCGCTGCCGCGGTGGCAAAACGGAGGCGAGTACGGCGGTAGCAACAGGCCGCCGCAGCCAGGAGCCGGTTGGCGATCACCTCAGCCGGCGGGGACCATGCCGATCAGCGAGGACATAAGCGGGCCCTACTCGGGCGGCTTCCACGGCCCGCCTCTGCCGCCGCCGTCGCCCGGGATGATGCCGATGGTCTTCAACCAGAGCAGCTTCACCTACGACGAGCTCGCGGCGGCCACCAACGGCTTCTCCCGGGACAACCTCCTCGGTCAGGGCGGCTTCGGCTACGTCTACAAGGGCGTGCTCCCCAACCGGAAGGAGGTGGCGGTGAAGCAGCTCAAGGCCGGCAGCGGCCAGGGCGAGCGCGAGTTCCAGGCGGAGGTCGAGATCATCAGCCGCGTCCACCACCGCCACTTGGTCTCTCTCGTCGGCTACTGCATCGCCGGCCCCCAGCGCCTTCTGGTCTACGAGTTCGTCGCCAACAACACCCTCGAGCACCATCTCCACGGTACTAACTAACTAACTAACCCAAACTCATGAACAATGATCTTAAATACTCCGTTAATATATGGCACGCAGGCAAAGGTCTTCCGACGATGGAGTGGCAGAACAGGCTGAAGATCGCCATTGGATCCGCCAAGGGCCTCGCCTATCTACACGAAGACTGTAAACTCCAACTCTCACCTCTTCTAATTGgattagtaaaaaattaaatattattatggcACAGGCCATCCTCGAATCATCCATCGCGACATCAAGACCGCCAACATCCTCCTCGACAATAAGTTCGAAGCCATGGTAAACTCCCCGGGGCGGCGGCCAGCTGTCGCTGTGTACTTTCTCCTCCCAAATCTCCGGCGAGATTAATAACGAAAAACGCATGCATGATTTTGATTTCCAGGTGGCCGATTTTGGATTGGCGAAGCTGTCGTCGGACACCAACACCCATGTTTCGACTCGAGTGATGGGGACTTTCGGGTGAAGATCATCGATCAATTAGCTCGATCGATCAGTTTAATTTGCGTGTAATTGATTGAATGATCGGTTTGTTTGTGATGCAGTTACTTAGCGCCGGAGTACGCGTCGAGTGGGAAGCTGACGGAAAAGTCCGACGTGTTCTCCTTCGGCGTCATGCTCCTCGAGCTGGTCACGGGCCGAAGGCCGGTGGACAACTTCTCCGACATGGACGAGAGCCTCGTGGATTGGGTCCGTATTTTTTGTTTCTGATAAATTAATatgcaaaataaattatttttggttTTAATCTTTTAGCTTTTTGACAAGTATAGTAATAGTAAATAATTAGAGATGTTTTTGTAAATTACCCTGAACAGGCAAGGCCGGTTCTTGGGCGAGCGCTGGCCGACGGCAACTTCGACGAGCTCGCGGACCCCAGACTGGAGGACAAGTACAACGCCAACGAGATGGCGCGCATGGCCGCCTGCGCCGCCGCCAGCGTTCGACACTCTGCCAGAAGGCGTCCAAAAATGAGCCAAGTACGTTCAATTATAAATATCGCAGACTATTCAATTAACCATTCGTTCATTATATTCATCCATGAATTGCAACAGATTGTGCGAGCATTGGAGGGAGACGTATCGCTGGACGACTTGAACGAGGGGGTGAAGCCCGGGCAAAGCTCCATGTTCAGTGGGTCGGGTTCGGACATGGACTCCAATTCGTACTCGACCAACATAAGGCGGTTCAGGGAGATCGCGCTCGGGGGCAATGACGGCTACAGTAATGACTACAACAGTACGGGCATGACGAGCGAGTACGGCGCGAACCTCTCGGAGTCGAGCAGCTCGGGAGAAATGGCTTACGGCGAAGGCCGGAGAAAGAAGCCTTCTCCGTACGGAGTGTGAGAAATAGATGGAATCGTAATGAAGTGTCGgattgaaaacaaaaaaactaaaaaaaaaaaacttttgactTAATTTGTTTTTCAATGTGATCGATcggttctattattttttttttaattaagtggAATAAATAATTTGCTAATGCAACTACAAATTATATTCTAGGATTAATTTAGACACattggatgaaaaaaaaaaacagaggcaAAAATAACAAAAGGCTCTGATTTTTACAAATGCTCCCCACTTTTCTTTTTAAGAGTTGGATCCTCTGTTCTGTAATTATGGATTTGTTGTAATTATAGATTGAATCTATATTATAATAAGTATCTATAAATGTACACAATTAAACGGCGGAAAAGATTCCTTTGATATGGATCAAATCACATTACCTTTGTTAGTAGCAACATCGCCGCACCATACGCCAAAAAGAGGAATCGCATCCTGTACGGCGCAGGGGAATCGCCGGCGCCGGTGGGATAGCATTCCTCCGCGGTCTGCTGCGCCGTCTCCGCCGACGTGCACGACCCCTCTGGTTGCACCAGCCCTATCGACGATGACGATGCGCTCCCCTGCTACCGCCAAGTGTCAATCGATCGATTCAGCTGCTTTGTTCGTAAAATTAAGCTGCTCAACGGGCATACTCACCGGCGATGAGGTGGCGGTGGAGCCTGACTTTGCTAGTCCGGCGTCGTAGTTGCTGGTCCCGTCGGCGCGGTAGAGCCCGAACGACCGCTCCGACGTCGGCCCGCCCTTGAGGTTCTCGTCGTAGAGGGCGAAGATGTAGGTCTCCACCGGCCGCCCGGGCATCCGCGGCGTCCCCGCCATGGACCTCAGGTGCGCCACCAGGTTGCCGTTAAAGGCCATGGCGTTCTCCACCGTCGTCCCTGCCTCCTCCGGGTCGCCCTTGTACGGCCACCCGGTCTCCGCCACCACGATCTCCACCTCCGGGAAGCCCAGCCCATCCAACGCCGCCCGGACCGCGTCCACCTGCGCGTCGAACATGTTGCTGTACGTCATCCCGGAGGCCGGGTCGACCCTGCCGGCGTTAGGCTGGAAAAGGCAGAAGGCCAGCGTTTCCGGCCGCGGGTCGCTCCGGTACGCGAAGAACGGGTAGGGGTTCACCATGAAGGGCGACCCGGCTTCCCGGAGAAATCCGACCATCCCGGCGAGCTCGCCGGCCAGGTCGGCGTGGAAGGCCCCGGCGGACGGGGGGTCCGACTGCGCCATCACGGCCATGGAGTGCACGGTAGTGACCTTGATACCGGCGGCGGCGGGGGCCGCGGCGAGGGCGGCACGGAGGTTCTGCATGGCGGGAAGGATGTTTCCTGCAAGCGAGGGGTCGCCGGAGTTAAGAGCCTCGTTGCCGACGGAGACGGCGGAGATGGAAGAAGCGGGAACGAAGGGGAGCACGTTGGAAGCGGCccaggaggcggcggcggcggggtCGGACGCGAGGGAGGGGACGTCGGAATTGGGGACCCCGAGGACAAGGGAGATGCCGGTGCCGGCGAGGGACTGGATGATAGCATGGTCGGCGCCGTAGAGGCGCAGCTTGGAGATGGTGGTCGACTGCAGGAGGCTCGCCGTCGTCGACGCCGGAGGGAGGTTGTCGGCCACCTCACCGTAGTTCACCCCGACGAATGATTGAGACTCtacaaatcaaatcaaactcacTCAGAGAAGACAAAttaaacgaaggaagaaaaaacAGGAAATTTCAAGTTTAAGGATCGACTCGAAGGGCAGATGAAAGCTTGGAAGAGGACAAGAATGGAGATCAATTGAGACTTCTCCATGGGCAACAAGCTAAGGGAGTTTCAGAAGGTAAGGTAGAAGAGAAGGTTTATACATTTATATACATTGATTCCTCTTTTCCTAGCCTTTCCTTCTGCTATCCATCCTCCCAAGTAAACAAACTCTTAGGCAGCAATGGGAGCTAAGGGAATCAAGTTTGTATCCCGTTGGTGTATGGTTCTGTAGCCGAAAAGTCCAGGGGGCGATCCTTGGGATGTCACTGTCTGGGATTAACGTCTCCGTCATGCCCTTTACACCTGTATACCTATATTTATcttcctccatatccgtgggaccagcTCAAGAGGGACCGTTGATGCGGttccatatattttttttttaatctcgtTGGTTAGGCTTTGCAATAACACGGTTCCTTGGTCTGGTCATAAACGAACTAGATTTGCAAAGGGATTCCGGTCGCAAGAGGAAGTGAAGATTGCCCTCTCCAATTAGTTACAAAGGAGTTTCGGCGCAATGACAAAGCGAATTCGGGACCTCACTCGAACCCAATGGTTAGCGACTCAATGGCTCGGCCGGACGAGTTAATTGAGTTCACTCGAGGATTCAATTTCATTGGTGTGAATGGTGTGAAGGTCATCAGTTTCATTTTCCAGCCAATTAATTTGAAAGGGATGGTAGGAGGAGACGGGAAATAATTGCACAGGAAAATTATTCACGCATTAATTGAAAGATCAGCTAGCTTGAAGAAGGCAGAATCACAAACAGAAGAGTGGACGTGTGAGACACTGAGTGAATGAATGATTGCATTTGGCAAAGTGTCCTACAAGAACTGGCCAACTAGAGACTCGTATCATTAAGCAACGTGATGAAAAGTGGATGTCTCAACCATTAcaactaaaaaaaattgaaatgccGAAATGAGAGGGAAAATAAGAAATCTCTAATAAGAGTAgaatttgattggataataataataataataataataataataataataattgatccgGTCCGAGAATCGAGTCGACCGACACTGGGGAGATGGCGCTCACGTTGATTGCATGTAGACTGAAGATGACGTGGGCCTCCGACGAGCTacgcctgcaaccacaagtcgttagtacCGAGCCGGAGAGGGGTTCCCTAGCgatggccctccaacgctcaactCAGTCACCAGTGGCAAGCGAAagtagagaagagaaaagagcagCAACGTAACCTCGCTACAGTAGTTAACCTACCTTCGATGAAGCTCTGGGCTCCTTATATAGGCCCCCGGGAGCGCGCGTGCACACTTGTCGAggcatgcacgcttctcaaagcttacCGTGAAAGGACGTGTCAGTAAAGCATCTCTGACACCATACTTTAACAacctgagcatatctctgacgggACAGCGGAAACTTCTACCGTACGATCCTCCGCCTGACCATGCCACCGAGTGTGTCATCTGCCAGTAGCGCGAGTTCCCAGAAGGATATCACCAGCTGCTCCTTTTATACGTTACTAGGCCGAGCGGGGGAGCCGCTCGACCAGTCTGTCGTCCGGCTGATATCACGACCGGGCCGAGCGGGAtgtaatttgatcctgtccgagagtcgagtcaacggacgctggggagatGGCGCTCGCGTTGACTAGATGTAGACTGAAAATGACGTGGGTGTCCGATGAGCTACGCCtacaaccacaagtcgttagtgtcgagccggggaggggttcctcggcgatggccctccgacgctcaaatcagtcaaTGGCGGCAAGCGCTagtagagaagagaaaagagcagcagcgtaactgtggctacaatAGTGAACCTACCTCCGATGAAGTTCTGgggctccttatataggacccctcGGGAGCGCGCGTGCACACTTATCGAGGCAcacacgcttctcaaagcttacCGTGAAAGGACGTGTCAGTAAAGCATCCCTGACACCATAACTTAACAGcccaagcatatctctgacaagacagcGGAAGCTTCTACCGTACGATCCTTCACCTGACCATGCCACCGAGCGCGCCGTCTGCTAGTAGCGCGAGTTCCCAGAAGGATATCACCAGCTGCTCCTTTTGTCCGTTACTAGGCCGAGCGGGGGAGTCGCTCGGCCAGTCTGTCGTCCGGTTGATATCGCGATGGGCTGAGCGGGATGTCCGCTCGGCCAATGGTCTACTAT is drawn from Zingiber officinale cultivar Zhangliang chromosome 1B, Zo_v1.1, whole genome shotgun sequence and contains these coding sequences:
- the LOC122040940 gene encoding proline-rich receptor-like protein kinase PERK4, which encodes MLRLNHRLTVDSSILQQLNRNLPGKLPGWFWFDPANRVNQPIDPVTGSGRLNRRVEPPVNRRFAGIAATELEPARQAAVAVDRLSQGGSAKVAAVETTCEMASSLATAPAEEDDNSGSDDSSPSFDAPAPALLSLDPPEASPSPEGSSPPEDGDGDADADDTPNSAPPPKANSSKSKPSPSSKTPTATGGSSSGKSSPESKGGGSGGGGGGFSPPSVPSASGNRTSRDGGSQSKSLPSPSGDSEASPSSGSSDVHLPLVLGVAGGVVLFLVLMIVSLVLCSRKKKKPVQYYDKGGYYNAGSLPRWQNGGEYGGSNRPPQPGAGWRSPQPAGTMPISEDISGPYSGGFHGPPLPPPSPGMMPMVFNQSSFTYDELAAATNGFSRDNLLGQGGFGYVYKGVLPNRKEVAVKQLKAGSGQGEREFQAEVEIISRVHHRHLVSLVGYCIAGPQRLLVYEFVANNTLEHHLHGKGLPTMEWQNRLKIAIGSAKGLAYLHEDCHPRIIHRDIKTANILLDNKFEAMVADFGLAKLSSDTNTHVSTRVMGTFGYLAPEYASSGKLTEKSDVFSFGVMLLELVTGRRPVDNFSDMDESLVDWARPVLGRALADGNFDELADPRLEDKYNANEMARMAACAAASVRHSARRRPKMSQIVRALEGDVSLDDLNEGVKPGQSSMFSGSGSDMDSNSYSTNIRRFREIALGGNDGYSNDYNSTGMTSEYGANLSESSSSGEMAYGEGRRKKPSPYGV
- the LOC121971529 gene encoding glucan endo-1,3-beta-glucosidase 7-like isoform X1, translated to MEKSQLISILVLFQAFICPSKSQSFVGVNYGEVADNLPPASTTASLLQSTTISKLRLYGADHAIIQSLAGTGISLVLGVPNSDVPSLASDPAAAASWAASNVLPFVPASSISAVSVGNEALNSGDPSLAGNILPAMQNLRAALAAAPAAAGIKVTTVHSMAVMAQSDPPSAGAFHADLAGELAGMVGFLREAGSPFMVNPYPFFAYRSDPRPETLAFCLFQPNAGRVDPASGMTYSNMFDAQVDAVRAALDGLGFPEVEIVVAETGWPYKGDPEEAGTTVENAMAFNGNLVAHLRSMAGTPRMPGRPVETYIFALYDENLKGGPTSERSFGLYRADGTSNYDAGLAKSGSTATSSPQGSASSSSIGLVQPEGSCTSAETAQQTAEECYPTGAGDSPAPYRMRFLFLAYGAAMLLLTKVM
- the LOC121971529 gene encoding glucan endo-1,3-beta-glucosidase 7-like isoform X2, which codes for MEKSQLISILVLFQAFICPSKSQSFVGVNYGEVADNLPPASTTASLLQSTTISKLRLYGADHAIIQSLAGTGISLVLGVPNSDVPSLASDPAAAASWAASNVLPFVPASSISAVSVGNEALNSGDPSLAGNILPAMQNLRAALAAAPAAAGIKVTTVHSMAVMAQSDPPSAGAFHADLAGELAGMVGFLREAGSPFMVNPYPFFAYRSDPRPETLAFCLFQPNAGRVDPASGMTYSNMFDAQVDAVRAALDGLGFPEVEIVVAETGWPYKGDPEEAGTTVENAMAFNGNLVAHLRSMAGTPRMPGRPVETYIFALYDENLKGGPTSERSFGLYRADGTSNYDAGLAKSGSTATSSPGSASSSSIGLVQPEGSCTSAETAQQTAEECYPTGAGDSPAPYRMRFLFLAYGAAMLLLTKVM